TGACCCCTTTGCAATACCCACATGCTTTTTAAGCAGTACTGCAGCAGGAGGTGATTTGGTGATAAAAGAAAAACTTTTATCATGATAAACCGAGATCACAACAGGAATAATAAGTCCTGCTTTTTCTTTTGTAGCTGCGTTAAACTGCTTACAAAATTCCATAATATTGACTCCCTGCTGACCAAGCGCAGGACCAATAGGTGGAGCAGGGTTTGCCGCTCCCGCAGGAATTTGCAATTTAACGAACGCTGTTACTCTTTTAGCCATTATTTCCTCCGTA
The genomic region above belongs to Candidatus Ancaeobacter aquaticus and contains:
- the rplK gene encoding 50S ribosomal protein L11, with the protein product MAKRVTAFVKLQIPAGAANPAPPIGPALGQQGVNIMEFCKQFNAATKEKAGLIIPVVISVYHDKSFSFITKSPPAAVLLKKHVGIAKGSGVPNKDKVGKVTRDQMKEIAKLKMKDLNCDSEDSAIKMIEGTARSMGIEIA